DNA from Massilia antarctica:
GGTGATGTAATCCGCCGCGCCGAGCTGCAATCCATGCTCTTCGTTTTCCGCCTCGGCCATCGCGGTCAGGAAGACAACAGGGATATCGCGCGTGGCCGGGTTCTCGCGCAAGCGGACAAGAACGGCATACCCATCCATATCCGGCATCATCACATCGAGCAGGATCAAGTCCGGTCGTGGGCCGCTCGCCGCTGCCCGCAATGCGGCTGAGCCGGAGTTAGCGGCACGCACCAGGAATTCCGGCCGCAGCAGGTGGGTAAGCAGTGCCAGGTTGGTCGGCTCGTCATCGACGACCAGGATAGTTCCGTTCGTCATGACTCGCTTCCGCAAAGGGTAAATAGTGCACCGCGCCCAGTCTTTACGTGGCAGGCGTTAGTTCATTGTATGTCAGGCGGGTGTCGGCACCGGAGAATCGGAAAGGTATATTTGGTGGTCTGCGCCTGGCGCCATGGAAGGCCATCAAAAAAATTTGCTCTATTGCCAAGCCACGAGCAAGCTGAGGCGTACTGTCAAGTTCGGCTGCGCATAAACTGTCGCGTGTCTGCGCAATGTGTGCCGGCTGCCGTTTGCTCACCCAAGAACCCGGACGCAGTCCATGATACATTGGCATGATTCGCTTGAAGAGAAGCCAGTCTTCGCTGCAATACAGCACAACAGGGGTCACAGATGATTATCGCAATAACCGGGTTCGCCTTGCCCAAGCCAATTACTCACGGCGAAGCGCGCAGCATTTTCCTGAGCACCGCGCCCACCTATCAAGACGTGCCTGGTTTGCTTCAAAAGCACTACCTGCTCTCCGAAGATGGCGCCACGGCGGGCGGCGTGTACGTGTGGAATTCGCAGGCGGACGCGGAAGCGATGTACACGCCAGCATGGCGCGCATTCGTCCGGGAAAAGTACGGCACCGAGCCAACGGTCACCTACTTCGACAGCCCCGTGATGGTCGACAACGTGGCTCAAAAGGTCTTTACCTACTAGCAGTCTTCATGCGTTCGAAGCTGGCATACGCCCCGCCAGCGCCTCGCGCACATGCTGGGCCAGTTGCGCGCGGCGGTACGGCTTGCCGAGCAGCCGCACGCCCTCATCGAGCCGGCCGCCCGTGGTGAGCGCGTCGCGCGTGTAGCCCGACGTGTACAACACCGCCACCCCCGGCAACGCCTGCTGCGCCAGCGCCACCAGTTCGATGCTCGACACCGGCCCCGGCATGACCACATCGGTAAACAACAGGTCGATCCAGGCGCCCGCACGGATCATGGCCAGCGCGCTGGCGCCGTCGTGCGCTTCCAGCACGCAATAACCGAGCTCGTTCAGGGTCGACATCGCCGTGGCGCGCACTTCCTCGTCGTCCTCCACCACCAGCACCGTTTCGCCGCCGCCGACCACGTTCTGCTCGGGCGCGCCAACCTTGCCGCTGGCGCGCTCGGCCGAGCGCGGCAGGTAGATCACCACCGTGGTCCCCATGCCCGCCACGCTGTCGAGCACGATATGGCCGCCGCTCTGCTTGACGAAACCGTACGCCATGCTCAACCCCAGGCCGGTCCCCTGCCCCACCGGCTTGGTGGTGAAGAAAGGCT
Protein-coding regions in this window:
- a CDS encoding YdhR family protein, yielding MIIAITGFALPKPITHGEARSIFLSTAPTYQDVPGLLQKHYLLSEDGATAGGVYVWNSQADAEAMYTPAWRAFVREKYGTEPTVTYFDSPVMVDNVAQKVFTY